A single Diachasmimorpha longicaudata isolate KC_UGA_2023 chromosome 10, iyDiaLong2, whole genome shotgun sequence DNA region contains:
- the LOC135166405 gene encoding facilitated trehalose transporter Tret1-like, with product MKAVYSQYLIALAASSVLIPYGQSTAWLMVAIPALQSKQNTLNFTSDQVGWIASTTPIFTIVGSIISKYFMDVIGRRNSLILSMLPLTCNYILMRLNTFEGFIVGRALVGLSLGFSPVLSLYFGEIASDKIRGRVNFVASIVRSVSTVPVLLASSFLDLHTLNFYLLVPSIIAVLLLYMIPESPYFYLMKGDYRRAERALECIRDAREVSKDLVSIQHYVDAKIECGSSFELLWKNRGTTRAFAIHLWLLIYLQFSGTSVIKNYAGFLLENVGSPLDAGVEIAITMVITIIICCIAALFVDNLGRRSMLFLASIPIIIAMLIASVFYFLQETNHDVSHFLWIPWLTVLLINVSKYAGLQPLEHILMSEYYPLNIKATAMCLIHMAEALMETIVVKLFQESTDFMGFGSVFLICLFVYIIGTAVMYFVMPETNNLSFAEIETVFEQQFK from the exons atgaaggcAGTGTATTCACAATATTTAATTGCTCTGGCAG CAAGTTCGGTGTTGATCCCCTACGGCCAATCAACCGCCTGGCTGATGGTGGCGATTCCCGCGCTGCAGAGCAAGCAAAACACCCTGAACTTCACATCCGACCAAGTTGGATGGATAGCCAGTACCACCCCGATATTCACCATAGTAGGCTCCATTATATCCAAGTACTTCATGGATGTCATTGGTCGTCGAAACAGCCTCATCCTATCGATGCTCCCACTCACGTGCAATTATATACTGATGAGATTGAACACATTTGAGGGATTCATCGTAGGAAGAGCACTCGTGGGATTATCACTAGGGTTTTCACCGGTTCTGTCACTCTACTTCGGGGAAATTGCGAGTGATAAAATCCGGGGAAGGGTGAATTTTGTGGCGAGCATCGTGAGAAGTGTCAGCACAGTTCCAGTTCTGCTGGCCAGTTCTTTTCTAGATCTTCATACGCTGAACTTCTATCTTCTTGTTCCTTCAATCATCGCCGTGCTCCTGCTGTACATGATACCTGAGAGTCCCTACTTCTATCTGATGAAAG GAGACTATCGGAGAGCCGAGAGAGCTCTTGAATGCATCCGCGACGCAAGAGAAGTTTCCAAGGACCTGGTGTCTATCCAGCATTACGTGGATGCGAAGATAGAGTGTGGAAGTAGCTTTGAACTTCTGTGGAAGAATCGAGGGACTACCCGAGCATTCGCCATCCACCTTTGGCTTTTGATCTATCTCCAGTTCAGTGGAACatcagtgataaaaaattatgctggTTTTCTCCTTGAAAATGTTGGCTCACCGTTGGATGCAGGAGTTGAAATAGCCATCACTATGGTCATCACTATTATTATATGCTGCATCGCAGCATTATTCGTGGACAATTTGGGAAGAAGGTCGATGCTCTTCTTGGCAAGTATTCCCATCATCATTGCTATGTTAATCGCAAGTGTCTTCTACTTCCTCCAAGAAACGAATCACGATGTCTCCCATTTCTTGTGGATCCCATGGCTGACTGTGCTCTTGATCAACGTATCGAAATATGCGGGTTTGCAACCATTGGAACATATTCTGATGTCTGAATACTATCCTTTGAATATTAAAGCAACTGCGATGTGTCTGATTCATATGGCTGAGGCTTTAATGGAGACCATTGTTGTGAAGCTCTTTCAGGAGTCCACAGACTTCATGGGTTTTGGTTCTGTATTTTTAATCTGTCTATTCGTTTATATTATTGGTACAGCAGTCATGTACTTCGTCATGCCAGAAACAAATAATCTGTCTTTCGCGGAAATCGAAACAGTCTTCGAACAACAATTCAAATAG
- the LOC135166693 gene encoding glutamate receptor-like, translating to MILNISIACSILTTAHKAVTYYGSLIDEFYGRHDADGILIVSSTNYHSFGSLTFWHEMLIKLSSRGRTTDLVYFGELTRTLEQYRRQNIRPLIVLFVRHMGEVYFFARLTKTLSFSNSLWVILFSGDSSGKVCKFCRQPEGNQLNLKFNSEVIVACCESTIIREWWSTGSRTHIGELGQWINESHGIQWFSDKSLYERRTSLDGRPFHLNIVQGSTDIWLKNGELHGYLASVVKALSQFMNFTISSVTVARSYGGWDEESLEWTGVLGNIHRHEADMGVSSFIMTNERREVVDFTIPTVYENSRLYIRRLGANHVQWNAYIEAFGMDVWLVIITLIMTTPLLLTFMSYKGRPFVYPLIFENYLSVWGIYCQQGVPKFPDETPLRIVFISLFLSALVITMAYSAALTSFLAVNVSHLPFNSMEEFVKLGTYKLIAIDHTADYTLFMDSDEALLKKMAALMQPSKFLPTTHREGFQKVCQEKVAFHTTHEIRVGYTSSFIPCEMAWLKTRKIQASGIIMPYGSEYTEFVNYHLQRFKYSGLLDRWKREYHYRKKDLPEIYHPSVHLKGITPMLGVLTAGLLIALIILVIERIFYRHRNRVQDEKIRTSETGGTQDVAFHVPFHRQSSLTWSHDSNDYHKIYNSFENTLG from the exons ATGATATTGAACATCAGTATCGCCTGCTCAATCCTAACTACTGCACACAAAGCTGTCACTTATTACGGAtcattaattgatgaattttatgGGAGGCACGATGCTGATGGGATCCTCATCGTATCGAGTACTAATTATCATT CTTTTGGGAGCCTCACATTCTGGCACGAGATGTTGATAAAACTGTCGAGTCGAGGAAGAACAACGGACCTCGTCTACTTCGGAGAATTAACCCGAACCTTGGAGCAATATCGCAGGCAAAATATTCGTCCGCTGATTGTACTTTTCGTCAGACACATGGGGGAAGTGTATTTTTTCGCGCGATTGACCAAGACCCTGAGCTTTAGCAACAGCTTGTGGGTGATTTTATTCTCCGGCGATAGTAGCGGAAAAGTTTGCAAATTTTGTCGTCAACCAGAGGGCAATCAgttgaatttgaaattcaacTCGGAGGTTATTGTCGCCTGCTGCGAGTCGACCATCATCCGGGAGTGGTGGAGCACTGGTAGTCGTACTCATATTGGAGAGCTTGGACAGTGGATTAACGAGAGTCATGGGATCCAATGGTTCTCCGACAAGTCTCTTTACGAACGAAGGACTTCTCTCGATGGCCGACCTTTTCACCTTAATATTGTTCAG GGATCGACTGATATCTGGCTGAAAAATGGTGAACTTCATGGATATTTGGCAAGCGTTGTCAAAGCCCTGTCTCAATTCATGAATTTCACGATTTCATCTGTTACTGTTGCCCGTTCCTACGGCGGTTGGGATGAGGAATCTCTAGAATGGACTGGTGTTCTTGGTAATATTCACCGGCATGAAGCCGACATGGGTGTATCATCATTCATAATGACCAATGAACGACGTGAAGTGGTTGACTTTACAATTCCCACGGTGTATGAAAATTCCCGACTGTATATTCGACGACTTGGAGCGAATCACGTACAATGGAATGCTTACATTGAG GCGTTTGGAATGGATGTTTGGTTAGTGATAATAACGCTGATCATGACGACACCTCTTCTCCTGACGTTTATGTCATATAAAGGACGACCCTTCGTCTATCCTCTCATCTTCGAGAATTACCTGTCTGTTTGGGGGATTTACTGTCAGCAGGGAGTGCCAA AATTTCCTGATGAAACGCCTCTGAGAATCGTCTTCATATCGTTATTCCTATCGGCGTTGGTCATCACCATGGCCTACTCTGCTGCCCTCACCAGCTTCCTCGCAGTGAACGTATCTCATTTGCCGTTCAATTCCATGGAAGAATTTGTTAAACTTGGAACCTATAAATTGATCGCTATAGACCATACTGCAGATTACACGTTGTTCATG GATTCCGATGAAGCACTCCTGAAGAAAATGGCTGCCTTGATGCAACCGTCAAAGTTTTTACCTACAACTCATCGCGAAGGATTCCAAAAG GTTTGTCAAGAGAAAGTGGCATTTCATACCACTCACGAAATTCGAGTAGGGTACACTAGCTCTTTCATCCCTTGTGAAATGGCCTGGCTAAAGACTCGAAAAATTCAGGCATCAGGAATCATCATGCCATATGGAAGCGAGTACACGGAATTTGTAAATTACCA tCTGCAACGATTTAAATACAGTGGACTGCTTGATCGATGGAAACGAGAGTATCATTATCGAAAAAAGGATCTTCCCGAGATCTATCATCCCTCGGTGCACCTCAAGGGCATAACACCGATGCTAGGTGTTTTGACAGCAGGATTATTGATTGCTCTGATTATTCTCGTAATAGAGCGGATCTTTTATCGTCACAGAAACCGGGTACAAGACGAGAAAATACGAACATCGGAGACGGGAGGGACGCAAGATGTTGCTTTCCATGTTCCTTTTCATCGCCAGAGCTCCCTCACCtggtctcacgattccaatgattATCACAAAATTTATAATAGTTTTGAAAATACACTAGGGTAG